One stretch of Xanthomonas sp. DAR 35659 DNA includes these proteins:
- a CDS encoding non-ribosomal peptide synthetase, with the protein MTMDLLNEAGEAGVVLFLSNGKLKLRANRGAVSDDLRQRILASKAELIALLTELDGVRREDGRDVILPGLQREGRLPLSLQQQRLWVNETLHPGTADYSIPAAYRVRGAFSIDAAQAALDAVMARHAVLRSSFHQDEEQVHQRSHDALRATIARHDLSGLAAADREAAVARIIAADAGTPFDLAQPPLLRAAWMALAADEGVLYFNLHHIVFDGWSMDILLREFVAFYRERTQGVPHGLLPLSIQYADYAIWQRQRQNQERVEEQLGYWTQALAGAPLEHALPLDYPRPRQRRHVGARVNGRIPVAELTRLEALAARLDVTLFMLLHGALALVLARQGAEPDVVIGTPVANRGSAQLDELIGYFINTLALRVSCRESQTVADYFRHVREVNLGAQARQDVPFDLLIERLELPRSSAYSPLFQIMLSLDNTSRTADSGGVLAVEPLSTGVIQAKYDLTLHAAVDQQGLHLDWVYDTALFSAGTVERLCGHLEALLASLPGELERPLSALDWLTPAERAELEGGMVGESVAVDHALLPDLRVAQFARRTPAAIALIDGGSSLSYAWLDAEIDRLATRLIAHGVASQDNVGIALPPSSSMAVAVLACLRIGACYVPIDPAAAQSSIDHIIGDSGLRLLLTLSTLPDFTRATGVAACYVDEPDRTAAASSAAALPAVAAAPDELAYILYTSGSTGQPKGVAITRAGLSNYLGHCLRTYANEGVEEAVVSSPLTFDATITTLFTPLISGCALRIVAARHEDLARTLGDLMLGDRVRRLFKLTPAHLDLLARYWEEQGEQRQGLVPMQLVIGGEQLLRKTLAPLLERLAAGSVFVNEYGPTETVVGCCVYTVRSLADLQVATAAVPIGRPIQNTRLLVLDDQRLVPHGTTGELFIAGAGVARGYVNRDALQTRHFVVRDLAGMPQRFYRTGDLVRRNNAGELEFKGRNDEQIKLRGHRIEPAEIEACLCAYPGIREASVVLSSQTTPPVLVACLVADASDEQEAALQGPLRDWCQARLSAVSIPAAFRLLPRLPTTSNGKVDRQALAALPVHLQPVASYRAPETPVERSLCALLGALLNRERVGLDDNFFALGGDSILAIQLVSRARKAGLRVSTQQIFEHQTVAALARVASTTAAPAVGAQTSAAPFALTPIQQWFVLAQPETADHYNQSLLLEAPAALDASRLAAIVEALLRRHDGLRTRFAREDAGWHARVAAFDPSQVADSVVVEPLPDGVEARRRFIASRGEHHQASLRLDRGPVFKAVLFSGTQASRVLIVAHHMVVDGVSWRVLLEDFERAWQKCLDGSGIALGAGGTSYQYWSQLLGRLAAEGAFAGERDYWRGQAAGVGFDYREHLPDRPPTMQSTRQVLVELSDEETSALLTHANAPYATRTLELLLASVYLGLAPRAGTTSFSVALEGHGREDLETGLDLSETLGWFTSIHPHVLSGDPTDPGATLRSIKDNLRAVPRGGIGFGVLKYLVGDAALQQAHGAEQLVFNYLGQLDAGGEATSAFGLANEAAGPESAPTAPRMHRLSIAAFVLGGRMRLTLDYSEHEFGAATAAAMLDDIAAATRMLLAHCGAQRRQVRTPADFPLASLDAATLERLQQADEIDALYPSTPAQRSMLAANWLDRAAYVVQLYPLLRGPLDPDIFRRAWQGVVDAHAVLRTRFVGEGEDQHQLVRRNAQAEVAVVDLCGLDEHIQQLRFDTLCERDMRSGFDGSEPMLHRMTVIRMAADRHRLLFTCHHSIMDGWSTALILNELLDNMKCLGQGGTLAPRSAPDYGSYVAWLLRQDAAAAVASWQAHLDQASPTMLKLPRAEASDTPRHALLQEVVDADTTRRIRAFARQHGVTLNTVVQFAWALVLKAYCGTADVVFGAVVSGRPEAVDNVDRMVGQFINTIPVRVRLDRRAVGAQLDALQRSFQQLNAQSFLAYSEIKRCAGAVGDSALFQTLIDFKNYPINEHAPEADVHGDALTVETTEGHGTNSFDISLIVGVYETMMFNCSYRSDLYAQAHVGQMLSYLSSVLGLLVQGRAVADIAPPITLPAPLAATDEPARPLLQGFDRAVAATPERAALSCGGATLSFAALDAQANRIARLLQAQGIGPDQPVGVLAQRGIALVVAVLGIFKAGAAYVPIDPAYPAERKRFIVQDSGVRQLLCDRASELRDLQGVAQHCIDAPETLAAYADGAVGAPRHAASDLAYVIYTSGSTGTPKGAMVEYGNLRNLMVGMRAHGFDGQGCWAEVASFSFDASVQGLCHLLQGGHLVVLTDEEKVDAASVRARIREHGVTVADCTPTLASAWLEQGLGDVLPQLVVGGETVPPALWTRLASHGLRDRDHFNAYGPTETTVNASMARIAGDTPHIGWCLHNVHGLVLDADMVPCPVGVAGELYIGGHGVGRGYAGNPSLTAARFVTDTLSGRGGRLYRTGDEVRQRLDGAFEYLGRLDDQVKVNGYRIELDEVANALQRHALVDAALVFAARAADGRQRLVACARALPSVDPGNLVPALSAWLQQQLPAFMQPQLFAVVAQWPMTSNGKIDRAALQAEARPVQAAAGGAAATPVEQSLCTLFASVLGGEQVGPDEDFYALGGDSILAIRMVAKAAREGLVFTVRQLTAHPTPRRLATVCGGAAITRDAATSQAQQTLCALFAAVLGRDAHVGPDENFYALGGDSILAIRLVAKAGKAGIRFSVRQLAQQPTPRALAAVCDCADAAQQRTSLTGEQPLLPIHHEVLVEQLAAGLTVFDHFNGGSLFGLPPGLPASSVRDIYDALLARHDALRLAFRLDAPVPSAVYLEPTAPVFAQATAVDHVPTDAADVAAAVKAICVRHQHAFRLADGGLLRLVLIRAPDVDRLLLLGHHAVLDVVSWHLLVADLGEAVQQCLRGEPVRLAPSASTYQAWGRHLVACARRGRFADELGYWSMQLATAPLAPVLQQDAPAADIGHRRHQPLQLDVASTAALLAHGGARGAADVNAILLTALYRGLAAWRGRGGFRILLESHGRHSDETGLDLSQTVGWFTQSYPFLMAFEPGDVQQDLATVRAQLAAVPHDGLGYGVLRFLQRAPALCDPELHAPFQVLFNYLGQFNSMVADAGVLQFLQEDIGPSASARLPLSAAMGFQGGVYGGQLAMNIEFDARHFSGEDMQHLADLIRGQLVRIVGNPTARVAEAADSAIN; encoded by the coding sequence ATGACAATGGACCTGTTGAACGAAGCCGGCGAAGCGGGCGTGGTCCTGTTCCTGAGCAACGGAAAGCTGAAGTTGCGCGCCAATCGCGGCGCGGTCAGCGATGACCTGCGGCAACGCATCCTGGCGTCCAAGGCCGAGCTGATCGCGTTGCTGACGGAACTGGACGGCGTGCGGCGCGAAGACGGGCGCGATGTCATCCTGCCCGGCCTGCAGCGGGAAGGGCGACTGCCGCTGTCACTGCAGCAGCAGCGCCTGTGGGTCAACGAGACATTGCATCCGGGAACCGCCGATTACAGCATTCCCGCCGCCTACCGCGTGCGCGGCGCGTTCTCCATCGACGCCGCCCAGGCCGCACTGGACGCGGTGATGGCGCGGCACGCCGTGCTGCGCAGCAGCTTCCACCAGGACGAGGAGCAGGTCCACCAGCGCTCGCACGACGCGTTGCGGGCCACCATCGCCCGCCACGACCTCAGTGGATTGGCCGCCGCCGATCGCGAGGCCGCCGTCGCCCGCATCATCGCCGCCGACGCCGGCACTCCGTTCGACCTCGCGCAACCGCCGTTGCTGCGTGCGGCCTGGATGGCGCTGGCCGCGGACGAGGGCGTGCTGTACTTCAACCTGCACCATATCGTGTTCGACGGCTGGTCCATGGACATCCTGCTGCGGGAGTTCGTGGCGTTCTATCGCGAACGCACGCAGGGCGTGCCGCATGGACTGCTGCCGCTGTCGATTCAGTATGCCGACTACGCCATCTGGCAGCGCCAACGACAGAACCAGGAGCGCGTGGAGGAACAGCTCGGCTACTGGACGCAGGCGCTTGCCGGTGCGCCCCTGGAACACGCGCTACCGCTGGATTACCCGCGTCCACGGCAGAGGCGGCACGTGGGCGCGCGGGTCAACGGACGCATTCCGGTCGCGGAGTTGACGCGCCTGGAAGCGCTGGCCGCGCGCCTGGACGTCACCCTGTTCATGCTGCTGCACGGCGCGCTGGCGCTGGTCCTGGCGCGCCAGGGCGCGGAACCGGACGTGGTGATCGGAACCCCCGTCGCCAACCGGGGCAGCGCGCAGCTCGACGAACTGATCGGATACTTCATCAATACCCTGGCGCTACGCGTTTCCTGTCGCGAGTCGCAGACGGTCGCCGACTACTTCCGGCACGTCCGCGAGGTCAACCTGGGGGCACAGGCGCGGCAGGACGTGCCATTCGACCTGTTGATCGAGCGGCTGGAGCTTCCGCGCAGCAGCGCGTACAGCCCTCTGTTCCAGATCATGTTGTCGCTGGACAATACGTCCAGGACGGCGGACAGCGGCGGGGTCCTCGCGGTCGAGCCGCTGTCCACAGGCGTGATCCAGGCCAAGTACGACCTGACCTTACACGCGGCTGTCGATCAGCAAGGCCTGCATTTGGATTGGGTCTACGACACCGCGCTGTTCAGCGCCGGCACCGTCGAGCGCTTGTGCGGGCACCTGGAGGCCCTGCTGGCGTCGTTGCCAGGGGAGTTGGAGCGCCCGCTGTCCGCGCTGGACTGGTTGACGCCCGCCGAACGGGCCGAGCTGGAGGGCGGCATGGTGGGCGAAAGCGTCGCCGTCGATCATGCCTTGCTGCCGGATCTGCGGGTCGCGCAGTTCGCCCGCCGAACGCCGGCCGCGATCGCACTCATCGACGGCGGATCGTCCCTGAGCTATGCCTGGCTCGATGCGGAAATCGACCGGCTGGCGACGCGGCTGATCGCGCACGGCGTCGCGTCCCAGGACAACGTCGGTATCGCCTTGCCGCCGAGCAGTTCGATGGCGGTGGCCGTCCTTGCCTGCCTGCGGATCGGTGCCTGCTACGTGCCCATCGACCCCGCCGCCGCGCAAAGCAGCATCGATCACATCATCGGCGACAGCGGCCTGCGGCTGTTGCTGACGCTCTCCACCCTGCCGGACTTCACCCGGGCCACCGGCGTGGCGGCCTGCTACGTCGACGAGCCCGACCGCACAGCCGCCGCTTCGTCCGCCGCCGCCTTGCCCGCCGTCGCCGCGGCGCCGGACGAACTGGCCTACATCCTCTATACCTCCGGCTCCACCGGACAGCCCAAGGGCGTGGCGATCACCCGCGCCGGGCTCAGCAACTATCTCGGTCATTGCCTGCGGACGTATGCGAACGAAGGCGTCGAGGAGGCCGTGGTCAGCTCGCCGCTCACCTTCGATGCGACCATCACCACGCTGTTCACGCCCTTGATCAGCGGATGCGCGCTGCGCATCGTGGCTGCCCGCCACGAGGACCTGGCGCGGACGCTCGGCGACCTGATGCTGGGTGACCGGGTCCGCCGCCTGTTCAAGTTGACGCCGGCGCACCTGGATCTGCTGGCGCGCTATTGGGAAGAGCAGGGCGAGCAGCGCCAGGGCCTGGTTCCGATGCAGTTGGTCATCGGCGGCGAGCAGTTGCTGCGCAAGACGCTGGCGCCGTTGCTGGAGCGTCTCGCTGCCGGCTCCGTCTTCGTCAACGAGTACGGCCCGACCGAAACCGTCGTGGGCTGCTGCGTTTACACGGTGCGCTCCCTGGCCGATCTGCAGGTGGCCACGGCCGCGGTGCCGATCGGGCGCCCGATCCAGAACACCCGCCTGCTGGTGCTGGACGACCAGCGCCTCGTACCGCACGGCACGACGGGCGAACTGTTCATTGCCGGCGCCGGCGTCGCGCGCGGTTACGTGAATCGGGACGCGCTGCAGACACGCCACTTCGTCGTGCGCGACCTCGCGGGCATGCCGCAGCGCTTCTATCGCACCGGCGACCTGGTCCGGCGCAACAACGCCGGCGAACTCGAGTTCAAGGGCCGCAACGACGAACAGATCAAGTTGCGCGGCCACCGCATCGAACCGGCCGAGATCGAAGCTTGCCTGTGCGCCTATCCCGGCATCCGCGAGGCCTCGGTCGTCCTGTCCAGTCAGACGACACCGCCCGTGCTGGTCGCCTGCCTGGTCGCCGACGCCAGCGACGAGCAGGAAGCGGCGCTGCAAGGCCCGCTGCGCGACTGGTGCCAGGCGCGGTTGTCCGCGGTCAGCATCCCCGCCGCGTTTCGGCTCCTGCCGCGCCTGCCGACCACCAGCAACGGCAAGGTGGACAGGCAGGCGCTGGCGGCATTGCCCGTCCACCTGCAACCGGTCGCGTCCTATCGCGCGCCGGAGACGCCGGTCGAGCGGTCGCTTTGCGCGCTGCTGGGCGCGTTGCTGAATCGCGAGCGTGTCGGCCTGGACGACAATTTCTTCGCCCTGGGCGGCGATTCCATTCTCGCGATCCAACTGGTATCGCGCGCCAGGAAGGCCGGGCTGCGCGTATCGACGCAGCAGATCTTCGAGCATCAGACGGTGGCGGCGCTGGCGCGCGTGGCATCGACGACCGCCGCGCCCGCGGTGGGAGCGCAGACCAGCGCCGCGCCCTTCGCGCTGACGCCGATCCAGCAATGGTTCGTGCTCGCCCAGCCCGAGACCGCGGACCACTACAACCAGAGCCTGCTGCTGGAAGCGCCGGCCGCGCTGGACGCGTCGCGTCTTGCCGCCATCGTCGAGGCGCTGCTGCGCAGGCACGACGGCCTGCGCACCCGCTTCGCGCGCGAGGACGCGGGCTGGCACGCGCGCGTGGCGGCATTCGATCCGAGCCAGGTCGCCGACAGCGTGGTGGTGGAGCCACTGCCGGACGGCGTCGAAGCGCGTCGCCGATTCATCGCCTCGCGTGGCGAGCACCACCAGGCGAGCCTGCGCCTGGATCGCGGACCGGTATTCAAGGCGGTGCTGTTCAGCGGCACGCAAGCGTCGCGGGTCCTGATCGTCGCCCACCACATGGTGGTCGACGGCGTCTCCTGGCGCGTGCTGCTGGAGGATTTCGAGCGCGCCTGGCAGAAGTGCCTGGACGGCAGCGGGATCGCACTGGGCGCAGGCGGGACCTCCTACCAGTACTGGAGCCAGCTGCTGGGCCGCCTGGCGGCCGAAGGAGCGTTTGCCGGCGAGCGCGACTACTGGCGCGGCCAGGCCGCCGGCGTCGGTTTCGACTATCGCGAACACCTGCCGGACCGCCCGCCCACGATGCAGAGCACGCGGCAAGTGCTGGTCGAACTTTCCGACGAGGAGACCTCCGCGCTGCTGACCCACGCCAACGCGCCGTACGCCACCCGCACTCTCGAGTTGCTGCTCGCCTCCGTGTACCTGGGGCTGGCGCCGCGCGCCGGCACGACCTCCTTCAGCGTCGCGCTGGAGGGCCACGGCCGCGAGGACCTGGAAACGGGACTGGACCTCTCGGAGACGCTGGGCTGGTTCACCAGCATCCATCCCCACGTGCTGAGCGGCGATCCCACCGATCCTGGTGCGACGCTGCGCAGCATCAAGGACAATCTGCGCGCCGTGCCGCGCGGCGGCATCGGATTCGGCGTGCTGAAGTATCTCGTCGGGGACGCCGCACTCCAGCAGGCGCATGGCGCCGAGCAGCTGGTCTTCAATTACCTGGGGCAGCTCGACGCCGGTGGCGAGGCGACGTCCGCGTTCGGCCTGGCCAACGAAGCCGCCGGGCCCGAGAGCGCGCCGACCGCGCCCAGAATGCACAGGCTGTCGATCGCGGCCTTCGTGCTCGGTGGGCGGATGCGCCTGACCCTGGATTACAGCGAGCACGAGTTCGGCGCCGCCACCGCGGCCGCCATGCTGGACGACATCGCCGCCGCCACGCGCATGTTGCTCGCCCACTGCGGCGCGCAGCGCCGGCAGGTGCGCACACCGGCCGACTTTCCGCTCGCCTCTCTCGATGCCGCCACCCTGGAACGGCTGCAGCAGGCCGATGAGATCGACGCCTTGTATCCGTCGACCCCGGCGCAGCGCAGCATGCTGGCCGCCAACTGGCTGGACCGCGCGGCCTACGTGGTACAGCTGTATCCGCTGCTGCGCGGCCCGCTCGATCCGGATATCTTCCGTCGCGCCTGGCAGGGCGTGGTGGATGCGCACGCGGTGCTGCGGACCCGCTTCGTCGGCGAAGGCGAGGATCAGCACCAACTGGTGCGCCGCAATGCGCAGGCCGAGGTCGCCGTCGTCGATCTGTGCGGTCTGGACGAGCACATCCAGCAACTCCGTTTCGACACGCTCTGTGAGCGCGACATGCGCAGCGGGTTCGACGGCAGCGAGCCGATGCTGCACAGGATGACGGTCATCCGCATGGCGGCCGATCGCCACCGGCTGCTGTTCACCTGCCACCACAGCATCATGGATGGCTGGTCGACCGCCCTGATCCTCAACGAGTTGCTCGACAACATGAAGTGCCTGGGGCAGGGTGGCACGCTGGCGCCGCGATCCGCGCCCGACTACGGCAGCTACGTGGCCTGGTTGCTGCGCCAGGACGCGGCGGCGGCGGTCGCGTCCTGGCAGGCCCATCTGGACCAGGCGTCGCCGACCATGCTGAAGCTGCCACGCGCAGAGGCCAGCGACACGCCGCGGCATGCGCTGCTGCAAGAAGTGGTGGATGCGGATACCACGCGGCGCATCCGCGCGTTCGCTCGCCAGCATGGCGTGACCCTCAACACGGTGGTGCAGTTCGCCTGGGCCCTGGTGTTGAAGGCGTACTGCGGCACCGCCGACGTCGTCTTCGGCGCGGTGGTGTCCGGGCGCCCGGAGGCCGTCGACAACGTGGACCGCATGGTCGGCCAGTTCATCAACACGATACCGGTGCGCGTGCGCCTGGACCGTCGCGCGGTGGGAGCGCAATTGGACGCGCTGCAGCGCAGCTTTCAGCAGCTCAATGCGCAGTCCTTCCTCGCCTACAGCGAGATCAAGCGCTGCGCCGGCGCCGTCGGCGATAGCGCGCTGTTCCAGACGCTGATCGACTTCAAGAACTACCCGATCAACGAGCATGCGCCCGAGGCGGACGTCCATGGCGACGCATTGACCGTCGAAACCACCGAAGGTCACGGCACCAACAGCTTCGACATCTCGCTCATCGTCGGCGTGTACGAGACGATGATGTTCAACTGCAGCTACCGCAGCGACCTGTACGCGCAGGCGCATGTCGGGCAGATGCTGTCCTATCTCTCCAGCGTGCTCGGCCTGCTCGTGCAGGGGCGGGCGGTGGCGGACATCGCACCGCCCATCACGCTGCCCGCACCGCTCGCCGCCACCGACGAACCGGCGCGGCCGCTGCTACAGGGCTTCGATCGGGCGGTGGCCGCAACGCCCGAGCGGGCGGCGCTCAGCTGCGGCGGGGCCACCCTGAGTTTCGCGGCGCTCGACGCGCAGGCCAACCGCATCGCCCGCCTGCTGCAGGCACAAGGCATCGGCCCGGACCAGCCCGTTGGCGTGCTGGCGCAGCGTGGCATTGCCCTGGTCGTTGCCGTGCTGGGCATCTTCAAAGCCGGGGCCGCCTACGTTCCGATCGATCCCGCATACCCCGCGGAACGCAAGCGTTTCATCGTCCAGGATAGCGGCGTGCGTCAGCTGCTGTGCGACCGCGCCAGCGAACTGCGCGACCTGCAGGGCGTCGCGCAGCACTGCATCGATGCGCCCGAGACGCTCGCCGCGTATGCGGACGGCGCCGTGGGCGCGCCGCGTCACGCCGCGTCGGATCTGGCCTACGTCATCTACACCTCCGGCTCCACCGGCACGCCCAAGGGCGCCATGGTCGAGTACGGCAACCTGCGCAACTTGATGGTCGGCATGCGCGCCCACGGTTTCGACGGCCAGGGCTGCTGGGCCGAAGTGGCGTCGTTCTCGTTCGATGCCTCCGTCCAGGGGCTGTGCCATCTGCTGCAGGGCGGGCACCTGGTGGTGCTCACCGACGAGGAAAAAGTGGATGCCGCCAGTGTGCGTGCCCGCATCCGGGAGCATGGCGTGACGGTCGCCGACTGCACGCCGACGCTGGCGTCCGCCTGGCTGGAGCAGGGGCTGGGCGATGTATTGCCGCAGCTTGTCGTCGGTGGCGAAACCGTCCCACCCGCGCTGTGGACACGGCTCGCGAGCCACGGGCTGCGCGATCGCGACCACTTCAACGCCTATGGGCCGACCGAGACCACCGTCAATGCCAGCATGGCCCGCATCGCCGGCGACACGCCCCATATCGGCTGGTGCCTGCACAACGTCCACGGACTGGTGCTGGACGCGGACATGGTCCCGTGTCCTGTCGGCGTGGCCGGGGAACTGTACATCGGCGGCCACGGCGTCGGACGCGGCTATGCCGGCAATCCGTCGCTCACGGCCGCACGCTTCGTGACCGACACCCTCAGCGGCCGCGGTGGTCGTCTGTATCGCACCGGCGACGAGGTGCGGCAGCGCCTGGATGGCGCGTTCGAATATCTCGGCCGTCTCGACGATCAGGTCAAGGTCAACGGCTACCGTATCGAACTCGACGAGGTCGCCAACGCATTGCAACGGCATGCGCTGGTCGACGCGGCCCTGGTGTTCGCCGCTCGCGCCGCGGACGGCCGCCAGCGCCTGGTCGCCTGCGCTCGCGCGTTGCCGTCGGTCGACCCCGGCAACCTGGTTCCCGCGTTGAGCGCCTGGTTGCAACAGCAGCTTCCCGCATTCATGCAGCCGCAACTGTTCGCCGTGGTCGCGCAATGGCCCATGACCTCCAACGGCAAGATCGACCGCGCCGCCCTGCAGGCGGAGGCACGTCCGGTGCAGGCGGCGGCCGGCGGCGCGGCCGCCACGCCGGTCGAGCAGTCGCTTTGTACGCTGTTCGCGTCCGTCCTGGGTGGTGAGCAGGTTGGGCCGGACGAGGACTTCTATGCGCTCGGAGGCGACTCCATCCTGGCCATCCGCATGGTCGCGAAGGCGGCGCGAGAGGGGCTGGTCTTCACCGTCCGGCAACTCACGGCGCACCCCACGCCGCGCCGGCTGGCGACGGTATGCGGCGGAGCGGCGATCACCCGGGACGCCGCCACCTCCCAGGCGCAGCAGACGCTTTGCGCCTTGTTCGCCGCTGTATTGGGGCGCGACGCGCATGTCGGGCCGGACGAGAACTTCTACGCGCTCGGTGGCGATTCCATCCTAGCGATCCGCCTCGTGGCCAAGGCGGGCAAGGCCGGCATCCGCTTCAGCGTACGGCAGCTCGCACAGCAACCGACCCCGCGCGCCCTGGCGGCGGTGTGCGATTGCGCTGACGCCGCGCAACAGCGCACATCGCTGACGGGCGAACAGCCGCTACTGCCGATCCATCACGAGGTGCTCGTGGAGCAGCTGGCGGCAGGCTTGACGGTGTTCGACCACTTCAACGGCGGCTCGCTGTTCGGCTTGCCGCCGGGCCTGCCCGCGTCTTCCGTACGCGACATCTACGATGCGCTGCTCGCCAGGCACGATGCGCTGCGCCTGGCGTTCCGCCTGGACGCGCCGGTACCCTCGGCCGTGTACCTGGAGCCTACGGCGCCGGTGTTCGCGCAGGCCACGGCGGTCGACCACGTGCCGACCGATGCGGCGGACGTCGCCGCAGCGGTCAAGGCGATCTGCGTCCGCCATCAGCACGCATTCCGGCTGGCCGATGGTGGCCTGCTGCGACTGGTCCTCATCCGCGCCCCCGACGTCGATCGGCTGCTGCTGCTGGGCCATCACGCCGTTCTCGATGTGGTGTCCTGGCATCTGCTGGTCGCCGATCTCGGCGAAGCCGTGCAGCAGTGCCTGCGTGGCGAACCGGTGCGCCTGGCGCCGTCCGCGTCGACCTATCAGGCGTGGGGACGCCATCTGGTCGCCTGCGCGCGTCGCGGGCGGTTCGCCGACGAACTCGGCTACTGGTCGATGCAGCTCGCCACCGCGCCGCTGGCGCCGGTGCTCCAGCAGGACGCACCTGCCGCCGACATCGGCCATCGCCGCCATCAACCGCTGCAGTTGGATGTCGCCTCCACCGCGGCGCTGCTCGCCCATGGCGGCGCGCGCGGCGCAGCGGACGTCAACGCCATCCTGCTCACGGCGCTGTACCGCGGGCTCGCTGCCTGGCGCGGCCGCGGCGGGTTCCGGATCCTGTTGGAGAGCCACGGTCGCCACAGCGACGAGACAGGACTCGATCTGTCGCAGACGGTGGGTTGGTTCACCCAGTCCTATCCCTTCCTGATGGCGTTCGAACCCGGCGACGTGCAGCAGGACCTGGCCACGGTCCGGGCCCAGCTCGCGGCCGTTCCTCACGATGGACTCGGCTATGGCGTGTTGCGCTTCCTCCAGCGCGCGCCGGCGCTGTGCGATCCCGAACTGCACGCGCCATTCCAGGTGCTTTTCAACTACCTGGGGCAGTTCAACAGCATGGTGGCCGACGCCGGCGTTCTGCAGTTCCTCCAGGAAGACATCGGACCCTCGGCCAGCGCACGACTGCCGCTGAGCGCGGCAATGGGGTTCCAGGGTGGCGTCTATGGCGGGCAACTGGCGATGAACATCGAGTTCGATGCGCGTCATTTCTCCGGCGAGGACATGCAGCACCTCGCCGACCTCATTCGTGGGCAACTCGTGCGGATCG